TTGATCCTAGTTTCAAGCACATATGCCAAGTATCAGAAAATTCTTTGGCCTGAATTCAGTGATCATATTCAAACATTTTAAGCATTTCTGTGATTACAACTTAATTCTTGAAAGGACGATAGAAAATTTAAACAGATTAGCTTTTTTAAGGATCAAAATGTCTTgaaagaaaatatgaagaaCTAAATAGGCAACAAAGAAAGCTCGATCATTGTCTATGTTTTAGTTTTGCCATAATAGGAATTAGTCCAAAACATTGGTCATTTGCCTGCATTTCACATCGTCAAAAGGAGACTGGTTATTATTACAATTCAAATCTTTAGTTGGGTGTAAAGTGAAACTGGATGTTAATCAAGGGGGTAAAATGCAATTAACCATTCCCAAAATACTTGCTAAAATCCCCACTCTCTGTTTTTGCTTTTCAGGACTTATTTCATAACCAATGGAGAGGTCAAGTGCAGACGCACCGTCCAATCCCGATCACGCCGTTGTCGCCCTCACCGCCGGCGGCGACGACACCGTTGCCGGAAACCAAGGTAATGCTACTTCTTCAATCTCACCATTATCAAGAGGTAGAAGAAGAAACGTTGAATGGCCAACTATTGATGGACCACTGGGGTTATCACAAGAAGAATCAATAGGGCAAGCTCGTAAATTCTTCAAATTCGGATTTCTATTGCTGCCATGGCTTTGGGCTGTCAATTGCTTCTACTTTTGGCCTGTTCTCAGAAAACCCACCTCACATAGTCACCCACAGCTTCGTTACTGTAAGTTCCTTCATTCTTTTTTGCCCACTCTCTTTTGAAGCATAATAGATTgaatttttatgtgattttaaTGAAGTTGATTCGTCTGATTGTGATATTTCTGTAGTTTTATATCTGTAAGTAACATCTGTATCTGGGTTGTAGTAATCATTGCTTAGCTTGCTGGGACATAGGCCTTCAGTTGATTATATTTGAGGCTCtagttggttttttttttttgtttgctaATTTTTTCCCAGCATGGGAGGGGTGGGATTTAAGAAGCAGGGAGGAGGCAGGTGATTAGAATGTAGGACATCTAATTCCTCTCTTGTTGATTCTCAGTTGTGATTGTAGATAGAGCGAGACTTTATTCTTTTCTAAATTAGGGAAAACGGCACACTTGTGGCCCTAATTTATAAAGAGGGTACAATTTCTGTATATTTATCGTGAAGGGCATTTGTGCTGATTTCTGTACAAAATGTACTGCTATTTGCTACCAGTACACTGAAGAGTATGTGTGTTTGCAAACATCAGCAGAAATGCCATTTGATTATAAACAACCTTAATTATGCCCTCTGTCAGGGCTTTTGCGTGTCAAGTGGCGGATTTAAACTTCAATGTAAATCAATTTATATCACTAGATGGTGTGTTGACCGAGATCATTTTTTTAAGAACTTGATGCTGCTGAACTGCttcaaaacctgtttttgtaAAATGAAACC
This sequence is a window from Coffea eugenioides isolate CCC68of chromosome 7, Ceug_1.0, whole genome shotgun sequence. Protein-coding genes within it:
- the LOC113778053 gene encoding probable gamma-secretase subunit PEN-2, whose protein sequence is MERSSADAPSNPDHAVVALTAGGDDTVAGNQGNATSSISPLSRGRRRNVEWPTIDGPLGLSQEESIGQARKFFKFGFLLLPWLWAVNCFYFWPVLRKPTSHSHPQLRYYVVGSAIGFVVFTVLLTSWALTFAIGGEHLFGHAWDQLVMYNLADRYGLTGWI